A portion of the Carya illinoinensis cultivar Pawnee chromosome 11, C.illinoinensisPawnee_v1, whole genome shotgun sequence genome contains these proteins:
- the LOC122280485 gene encoding uncharacterized protein LOC122280485, which yields MEQIADLFDTSFSIDEKVVALDLLEDGWFFGNSLNIKTRMSRCNSDPCPSSNSGLEMSVKNLSGENALSTGKLKEDDGFVPPCLVRSPSLPPCLGREEETRENKGNHSTSNLNLQRLHHNLFQTPKQLPTCMGRKKGSQEKESDGRRNTLTGQSTRANLLRTPSLPPGIGREEITDQDRESDPRPSRSTRHPSPDLLRHKGMAQSYSLPRYRPPEVGGINSDCTKEMRRRLLPQTKLRKSKSDLESEEVQGFKDLGFTFDKDLSPNVVKILPGLQGNKPEEDLEEEDKGRRPYLSEAWFVQDCAPPVPNWAPQASTEDMKAQIKFWARAVASNVR from the exons ATGGAGCAGATTGCTGACCTTTTCGATACCTCTTTTAGTATAGATGAAAAGGTGGTAGCTTTGGATCTTTTGGAGGATGGTTGGTTCTTTGGGAACTCGCTTAATATAAAAACAAGGATGTCAAGGTGCAATTCTGATCCTTGTCCGTCCTCAAACTCCGGCCTAGAGATGTCAGTCAAGAATTTATCTGGTGAAAACGCTTTGTCAACAGGGAAGCTCAAAGAGGACGATGGTTTTGTTCCTCCATGTTTGGTTCGCTCGCCATCTTTACCACCTTGTTTAGGGAGGGAAGAAGAAACTCGAGAAAATAAAGGCAATCACAGTACGAGCAACTTGAATCTGCAGAGACTGCATCACAATTTGTTTCAAACGCCAAAGCAGCTGCCAACTTGTATGGGGAGAAAAAAAGGAtctcaagaaaaagaaagtgatgGTAGAAGAAATACATTGACTGGGCAATCAACACGTGCCAATTTGCTTAGAACACCATCCCTACCACCAGGTATAGGGAGGGAAGAAATAACTGATCAAGACAGAGAAAGTGATCCTAGACCGAGCAGATCTACTAGGCATCCATCACCTGACCTTCTGCGTCACAAG GGCATGGCACAAAGTTACAGTCTTCCTAGATACAGACCGCCGGAGGTGGGAGGCATTAACTCGGACTGCACCAAGGAAATGAGACGACGACTCCTTCCACAAACCAAGTTGAGGAAGAGCAAAAGCGATCTGGAGTCTGAAGAAGTGCAAGGATTTAAGGACTTGGGGTTCACATTTGACAAGGACTTGAGCCCAAATGTGGTAAAGATACTTCCTGGTTTGCAGGGTAATAAGCCTGAGGAGgatttggaggaagaagataagGGGAGAAGGCCTTATCTTTCTGAGGCATGGTTTGTGCAAGACTGTGCCCCTCCAGTTCCTAATTGGGCTCCCCAAGCATCTACAGAAGACATGAAGGCACAGATCAAGTTTTGGGCAAGAGCTGTGGCATCCAATGTCCGCTGA